Genomic DNA from Garra rufa chromosome 18, GarRuf1.0, whole genome shotgun sequence:
caaaacagcttgttttgctgcttgatattgcaaattgccatattaccatattattttaatttatgctattatcttaattattaGCACACTGGTTCGTATaccaaacagttttaccgtttactgcatgctGTTATTCTTCTCATCATTCATCATTTTccggataatgaaccggaagtctcacccataggcttagcTACTTCGCGTTGAGGAATAGTGGATAATTCAAATTTACACTGAATAATACTAATTATGTTCTGGCTGAACACTCTTCGCACACTTTAATTAGGCTAAATACAACGTGTTTCGGCTTATTTAATCACTTATTCGAGAACCGCACGGGCCGATTCAGTCCGATTCGTAAACGAACCGAATCATTATAAAGATCCGCCTCAAAACACGATTCGTTCAGACATGTCAACCACAGGAGCGAGCCACAAGAATAGTTATGGTTAGGTtagatctgatttttttttacagtcacatCGCACCTGTACGTCCGCAAACCACGTGACGTACACTCAGGTGAGAGTCTGACACACATTCTTGCTGTCACAATATATCAAGATCTGTTCCTCTGAACTTGTGGGAGGAGCATATGGATCACTGCCACACTTCAGCAACCTAGTGTTGTTCACTTCCATGAAGAATCGGTCCATCTGGGCCTGCAAACACAGCAGAAAAAAACGGCCCCCGCGGCTTAGCGCTTGTGTTGTTTTCGACCTTTGATTGTCAGTTAGAGAAACCGGAGCAGGATCAGAGGGGAGGCGGATCCGAGAGGAAAATAGACCGCTGTGTTCCAGGGGAGTGACCGTGATGATGGCGTCCCTCGGTAACACCGGCAGCGCCTCCAGCCCGATGGTCATGCTCGCCCCCAAAACCAAGACCAAAAAGAAACATTTCGTCCAGCAGAAGGTGAAAGTGTTCCGGGCGAGCGACCCGATGCTCAGCGTGTTCATGTGGGGCGTTAATCATTCGGTAAGCTGGCATATGATTCACTTAACTTCCTACATCACACAGCACAACTGCCATTTTATGAGCTAACAGTTAGCTGCAACCGCGTATACTGCGGATTTGAGGTCTTTAAAGACATTATGTACAATATTTATCAAATTTGCGTGTGCTGTTGTTCATACGGGTTTTGCCACATGAGGTCACGGGGCAAACCGGATACATTGTTTCGTTGCACGCCGCGGATTTGCAACTGTTGCTAGCGATGTCCGATTTGCGAACGAATCGTCCGTTTGAGTCGGATCTTTGAAATACAATTGATTCACAACACTAGCCTCATCGATTTATGAAGAGTCAGACTGAAATGTTAGCAGTTCAACCGATTCTGCACATTGTTTTGGTTTAGTCTGGTTTAATTGAATAGGTTCTAAACgactttgtttttattatttgaaatccTTATGCAACAAATTTAAACGGGAcacatgaaattaaaataatcacCTATATAATATATACGAAAATAAAACGTTTTAAATGCGTGTatctatatatttaatatttaaatctgGAATGGCAGACCTTATGATGATGTACTAACATCATGAGTTACGTTAACGAATCCCTGAGTTATTGTTTTGAACGGTTCTTTGACATTGTTCGAAAGAGCCGTTTGGCAAATGAATCAATTATGACTAACTGTTTTAGAgagattttttacagttttaatatcTTGAATTCCATATAAACTTTTGAAGGACATTGGGGAGCTAATTACCTTATAATACGTacgaaaataaaactttttaagcatactgtatgtatgtatatatttgaaTAGTTCTTTGACTTTGTTTGAAAGAGCCGTTAGGTAAATTTCAGATTTCATATGACTAGTAATTTTTACAGATATAATATCTTAAATTTGTTTCtatataatgtttttaaatatgactgAAATACATCCTGTAAACATTCCTTTAAGACTTTTGGTGGATCTTGGGGAGCTAATTACCTTATAATACGTACAAAAGTAAAATGTTTTATATGTGTATCCATATATTACTGTCTTTGAacgttttatataatatttaactcCGGAATGAATCACCTTATATGATGTACTAACATCATGAGTTAAACGAATCCCTGAGTTATTGTTTTGAACGGTTCTTTGACATTGTTCAAAAGAGACGTTTGGCAAATGAATCAGATTTATTATGACTAGCCGTTTCAGAGAAAGTAATTTTTACAGATATAATATCTTAAATTCGTCttttttatataatgtttttaattaGGACTGAAATACATCCTGTACACATTCCTTTAAGATGTTTGGAGGATCTTAGGAATTTAAATACCTTTAGTGGGAGTTTATGTTATGTGAACAATTTGGTTGTTGCATAATTGGGAGGCTGGGAAATCTTCATGCGATGACATGTGTTAGAAGAGGGTGTATAAAAGCATTGAGTCATTCAGCGTTAGGATATGGAAAATCTGGGAGTGCAAAGTTCATTTCAAATGCTTAAAGTTGTTTTCCCACTGTTTTTTTCCACAGATAAATGATTTGAATCAAGTTCCAGTGCCCGTCATGCTGCTCCCTGACGACTTCAAGGCCAACACCAAAATTAAAGTGAACAACCATCTCTTCAACAAGTATTTATCAAGAGCACATCCTTGTTTTACACACATTTTCATTGCACTGCATGTTCGCTGTGTCTGCAGCTGCATGTGAACTTGATCTTACATGTTTACCCTCAGTTACATGAATTTTTGTAATGACCATGAAAAAGTGTAATTGGAGCAGCCAAAGCAGCATTATGCCTTCAGGCGAATGTGAAATGAGTGTTTAATATGAAAGGATCCTTCTGTACCTTACAGGGAGAATCTTCCAGGGCATTTTAAATTTAAGGAGTACTGTCCACAAGTCTTCAGGAACCTCAGAGAGCGATTTGGAATTGAAGATCTTGACTACCAGGTGATAAAAGTCTTCTTTTTTTTGGTCTTCGATATTAATTAccagtccaaagtttttgaacagtaagattttaaatgtttttaaagaagtgtcttctgctcaccaagcccgcatttatttgatctaaaatacagtaaaagcagttatattgtgaaatatatttttattatttaaaaaaaaaaatgctttctatttgaatatatttcaaaatgtaatttattcctgtgatcaaacctgaatcttcaggatcattactccagtcttcagtgtcacatgatccttcagaatcattctaatatgctgatttgctgttcaagaaacatctattattattaaaacagtaATATCTTTTTAAGGATTGTTTGATTAATCGAAAGGTCAGCgtttatgaaaataaaatttttatgaaataaaaagcttttgtaacatacactataccattcaaaagcttcagtcagtataattttagtttaatgtgaaagaaattatagaaatgaatacttttatttagcaaggatgctttaaattgatcaaaagtgatttataatgttacaaatatttctatttcagataaatactgttactctctatccatcaaagaatcctgaaaacaatgtatttggctgttttcaacataataataataataaatctttttgagcagcaaatcagaatataaaatGACTGGAGTAagaattaagctttgaaatcacaggaataaattacattttaaaatgcattcatacaattattttaaatagtaaaaatattttaacatttgactgtttttgctgtactttcgatcaaataaatgtaggctcggtgagcggaagagactttttaaaaaaatattaaaaatcgtactgttcaaaaacttttgactggtaatgtaataTAACATTACTGCCAAATTTGATCTGAATTTTTGCACGCATGGATGTTTTCCGTCAGGTGTCCTTGGCCCGCAGTGCTCCCATGAGAGGCGATGGACAGGGNNNNNNNNNNNNNNNNNNNNNNNNNNNNNNNNNNNNNNNNNNNNNNNNNNNNNNNNNNNNNNNNNNNNNNNNNNNNNNNNNNNNNNNNNNNNNNNNNNNNNNNNNNNNNNNNNNNNNNNNNNNNNNNNNNNNNNNNNNNNNNNNNNNNNNNNNNNNNNNNNNNNNNNNNNNNNNNNNNNNNNNNNNNNNNNNNNNNNNNNNNNNNNNNNNNNNNNNNNNNNNNNNNNNNNNNNNNNNNNNNNNNNNNNNNNNNNNNNNNNNNNNNNNNNNNNNNNNNNNNNNNNNNNNNNNNNNNNNNNNNNNNNNNNNNNNNNNNNNNNNNNNNNNNNNNNNNNNNNNNNNNNNNNNNNNNNNNNNNNNNNNNNNNNNNNNNNNNNNNNNNNNNNNNNNNNNNNNNNNNNNNNNNNNNNNNNNNNNNNNNNNNNNNNNNNNNNNNNNNNNNNNNNNNNNNNNNNNNNNNNNNNNNNNNNNNNNNNNNNNNNNNNNNNNNNNNNNNNNNNagcatttatctgaaatagaaatctttggtaacattacaaatgtctttatcatcactttggatcaatttaaagcatccttgctaaataaaagcttttgaatggtatagtgtgtaatattacaaaagctttttatcagataaatgctgatctttggatctttctgttcatcaaagaattctgaaaaaaatgaactcagctgttttaaatattgttaaaaacaatttaaaaaaaattcttgaacagcaaatcagcatattcgaatgatttctgaaggatcatgtgacactgaagactggagtaatgatgctgaaaatgtagctttaatcacatGAATATattctgttttaaaatatattcaaatagacagcagttattttaaatagtaaaaatattcaacaatattactgctttagctatattttggatcaaataaagtcttctttaaaaacctctgactggtagtgtatctattttggatttttatattaaaatgtgcatgtttcatatatatattataaatgattaGAGGAAAATTGAAGCATTAATCAATGAAAAAtttaaactgtgtgtgtgtgtgtgtgtgtgtgtgtgtatatatatatatatatatatatatatatatttatttataaatatatcttaaaaataagcaaaaagaaaaaatataactaagaaaaaatatgtattttttatattttaaaattattaattatacaaaatataccaaaaataataatttataatttcttGTACAAGTTAACTGTAACTGTAGTTAACTacagtttgattgagattaattggaatgcacaatgaaaaaacgaaatgatttttgaaaataatgtttttgcaaatgaactcttgaaaaaaaaaaataataattaaaaaaataaaaaataaatatatatattttttcattgtgcattccaattaatctcaatcaaactgcagttgggttatataaataaataaatatatatatatatatatatatatatatatatatatataatatatatatatatttcaagagttcatttgcaaaaacatttttttcaaaaatcatgttttttcattgtgcagtccaattaatctcaatcaaactgcagttgggttattttgatatacagtaaaataacaaaaaaatacagttaaCTAATACAAGAAACCCCCCTAAAATAAcatgataacataataaaaaaaaaataaaaaaattgaaattttaaAAAGGAGTTATCTGTTAtgctgtatatatgtatgtatgtaaattattattattaattttggtatatttttttattattaatatttttaaaatataacttaaaaaaaaaaaaatatatatatatatatatatatatatatatataaacaatacaaTTTTTGGGAAAACTAAAACGTGTCAATCATATGAAATTGAATGTGTATATAGCTCATGATAAGCTACTATTTTTATTGTAACTG
This window encodes:
- the pip4k2ca gene encoding phosphatidylinositol 5-phosphate 4-kinase type-2 gamma, coding for MMASLGNTGSASSPMVMLAPKTKTKKKHFVQQKVKVFRASDPMLSVFMWGVNHSINDLNQVPVPVMLLPDDFKANTKIKVNNHLFNKENLPGHFKFKEYCPQVFRNLRERFGIEDLDYQVSLARSAPMRGDGQ